From a region of the Polynucleobacter corsicus genome:
- a CDS encoding class I SAM-dependent methyltransferase: MIPTPSTPSQMPAPPWSSWEKWLQSPPGRYVLAWEQKCFNQIVADVFGFYAVQMGLPQINTLAENRMPLHALLMNSHDRQTQAGQFNWHQIEGNANELPFASESIDLLVMPHVLEFAADPHQILREAERVLRPEGRLIISGFNPASLWGVRQYLSRLIGTPYLPRDGQFIGLLRIKDWLQLLNFSLDRGHFGCYKLPLSGESGMAKMDFMEPAGNRWWPIFGAVFLVSAIKRQQGIRLIGQVQGLRIPAITQLSPVAESRQQLANKQDRVN; encoded by the coding sequence ATGATACCAACCCCATCCACCCCCTCCCAGATGCCTGCACCACCATGGAGTTCGTGGGAAAAGTGGCTTCAGTCGCCTCCAGGGCGCTATGTACTAGCCTGGGAACAGAAATGCTTTAATCAAATCGTGGCCGATGTCTTTGGTTTTTATGCCGTACAAATGGGTTTGCCGCAAATCAACACCTTGGCAGAGAACCGCATGCCCTTGCACGCGCTACTGATGAACTCTCATGATCGCCAAACACAGGCTGGGCAGTTTAATTGGCATCAGATTGAAGGCAATGCCAATGAGCTGCCCTTTGCTTCTGAATCCATTGATTTATTAGTCATGCCACATGTCTTGGAATTTGCTGCTGATCCCCATCAAATTCTGCGAGAAGCTGAGCGCGTTCTGCGTCCTGAGGGCCGCTTGATTATTTCTGGATTCAATCCAGCTAGTCTTTGGGGCGTGCGCCAATATCTCAGCAGATTAATCGGCACCCCCTATTTACCAAGGGATGGGCAATTTATTGGCCTTCTCAGAATTAAAGACTGGTTGCAGTTGCTGAACTTCTCACTAGATAGAGGCCATTTTGGTTGCTACAAGCTTCCCTTGAGTGGTGAGTCAGGTATGGCCAAAATGGACTTCATGGAGCCTGCTGGCAACCGCTGGTGGCCTATTTTTGGGGCTGTTTTCTTAGTTTCGGCCATTAAGCGCCAGCAAGGCATCCGCCTGATCGGACAAGTTCAAGGTCTTCGCATCCCAGCCATCACTCAATTAAGCCCAGTAGCTGAAAGTCGCCAACAGTTAGCAAATAAGCAAGACCGAGTAAATTAA
- the gloB gene encoding hydroxyacylglutathione hydrolase → MVKNTLLQVWPIPAFDDNYLWCIHDGQSALIVDPGDAAPVLQYLEQNKLTLTGILITHHHADHTGGIVTLLNALGSTIPVYGPAAIDIPGRTHALMEGDKVEVAAPRISFEVYEVPGHTLSHIAYFANMQANVVEPMLFCGDTLFASGCGRLFEGTPTQMSQSLAKFIALPKNTLVYCTHEYTLSNIRFALAVEPNNANLITWSQTAKALRDQHLPTLPTTIGQELQVNPFMRCDQQAVIDAAFEVSGEKLLPTPAHVLAVIRAWKDRF, encoded by the coding sequence ATGGTGAAGAATACTTTATTGCAAGTTTGGCCGATACCGGCTTTTGATGACAATTACCTCTGGTGTATCCACGATGGCCAGTCTGCCCTGATTGTCGACCCAGGTGATGCTGCTCCCGTACTGCAATACCTTGAGCAAAATAAGCTGACCCTGACTGGTATTTTAATCACCCATCACCATGCAGACCATACCGGCGGCATTGTTACTTTGCTCAATGCTCTTGGTTCGACTATCCCAGTTTATGGCCCAGCTGCGATTGATATTCCGGGTCGTACGCATGCCCTGATGGAAGGCGACAAGGTAGAAGTCGCTGCGCCACGTATTAGCTTTGAGGTTTACGAGGTACCAGGCCACACTTTGAGTCACATTGCTTACTTTGCGAACATGCAGGCTAATGTAGTTGAGCCCATGCTCTTTTGTGGCGATACCTTATTTGCGTCTGGCTGCGGTCGTTTGTTTGAGGGCACTCCAACCCAGATGAGCCAGTCTCTCGCGAAGTTCATCGCCTTACCCAAAAATACTCTGGTGTATTGCACTCATGAATACACCTTATCCAATATTCGCTTTGCGCTGGCAGTTGAGCCCAACAATGCCAATCTGATTACTTGGTCGCAAACTGCTAAAGCTCTGCGCGATCAACATCTACCAACATTGCCAACGACTATTGGGCAAGAACTACAAGTCAATCCATTCATGCGCTGTGATCAACAGGCTGTGATTGATGCCGCTTTCGAGGTCTCTGGCGAAAAATTGCTACCTACGCCTGCTCATGTATTGGCGGTAATTCGGGCGTGGAAGGATCGGTTCTGA
- a CDS encoding transglycosylase SLT domain-containing protein yields MLWRYAAILMIAALSGCASTGDWSSDTPTRQDPRASKAKRVNLKNQSVSELYAPSSNLWIRIRDGFEMEPMNTPLEIEQVRWLSARPDYVHRSMARSSRYLFYIVQEVNARNMPTEIALLPFVESAFVTNAKSSAKAMGLWQFMPATGKDFQLTQNVFRDERRDVLQSTDAALDYLQRLHKQFGSWDLALAAYNWGAGNVSKAQKRNLAAGLPTDYLSLKMPNETRNYVPKLMAYRQIVLDPQAYGIVLPDLENHPYFVAVDVGSDIDVALVIQLSEIPEDEFHSLNPSFNKPVILSNANQQILLPFGHAEVFQANLKKYTKPLSSWSAVQVTKTESVDQAAKTLGVDVDTLRGVNGIPKGMRIRAGSTVLVPKTNHRPGDISVALAENGSLSLDKPAPPAPKNCAKGAKCAAAKTGKAAAKGKSSATQHKSASTGLAKSAKNGSSNPNNSAPKTSASKGASKIQ; encoded by the coding sequence ATGTTGTGGCGCTATGCAGCAATCCTCATGATTGCTGCACTCTCAGGTTGTGCCAGCACGGGAGATTGGTCTTCGGATACCCCGACACGTCAGGATCCACGTGCATCTAAAGCGAAGCGGGTCAATCTCAAAAATCAATCTGTAAGCGAACTATATGCACCATCGAGCAATCTTTGGATTCGGATTCGGGATGGCTTTGAGATGGAGCCTATGAATACACCGTTAGAGATCGAGCAAGTACGTTGGCTTAGCGCACGCCCAGACTATGTGCATCGCTCAATGGCTCGTTCATCACGCTATCTGTTCTATATCGTCCAAGAGGTGAATGCGCGCAATATGCCAACGGAGATCGCTTTGCTTCCGTTTGTTGAGAGTGCTTTCGTAACCAATGCTAAATCTAGCGCTAAGGCTATGGGCTTGTGGCAATTTATGCCTGCAACTGGTAAAGATTTTCAATTAACGCAAAACGTCTTTAGGGATGAGCGTAGGGATGTCTTGCAATCTACTGATGCGGCATTGGATTATCTGCAGCGTCTACACAAACAATTCGGCAGTTGGGATCTTGCTCTGGCTGCCTATAACTGGGGGGCTGGTAATGTCTCAAAAGCCCAGAAACGCAATCTTGCTGCAGGACTTCCAACGGATTACCTCAGTCTCAAGATGCCCAACGAGACTCGAAACTATGTTCCGAAGTTAATGGCTTACCGACAAATTGTTTTAGACCCGCAGGCTTACGGCATTGTTCTACCGGATTTAGAAAACCATCCTTATTTCGTTGCTGTGGATGTCGGGTCTGATATCGACGTGGCCCTGGTAATTCAGTTGAGCGAAATTCCGGAGGACGAGTTTCATAGCCTGAACCCCTCATTTAATAAGCCGGTTATTTTGAGTAACGCTAATCAGCAAATCTTGCTGCCTTTTGGGCATGCCGAGGTCTTCCAGGCAAACCTCAAGAAGTACACCAAGCCACTATCTTCTTGGTCGGCAGTACAAGTGACTAAGACGGAATCGGTTGATCAAGCAGCAAAAACGCTTGGTGTTGATGTGGATACCTTAAGGGGAGTCAATGGCATACCCAAAGGGATGAGAATTCGGGCGGGTTCAACGGTTTTGGTGCCTAAAACTAACCATCGCCCCGGTGATATTTCGGTAGCATTGGCTGAAAACGGTAGCCTCAGTTTAGATAAGCCAGCGCCGCCAGCGCCTAAAAATTGTGCAAAAGGGGCTAAGTGCGCAGCGGCAAAGACTGGAAAAGCTGCCGCAAAGGGTAAATCTTCTGCAACTCAGCATAAATCCGCATCGACAGGGCTTGCAAAATCTGCGAAAAATGGATCTTCGAATCCAAATAACTCTGCCCCTAAGACTTCGGCTAGCAAGGGAGCCAGCAAGATTCAGTAA